The Acidobacteriaceae bacterium nucleotide sequence CTTCCGGCGCGGCAGGCCAACGTAGCAGCGCGCCGTAAGGATTCGCCGGATCGGTCGCCGCCAGCATCACAACCTCCTGCGAGTCCTGATTCTCCTTGCGCAAAGAGCGAAGGAGATCGACAGCCGCAGGCAACGCGAACTGGGTCGCACCAAGGTCCGCGGCAAAGTATCCGCGACGCACGCGACCAGACTCTTCAAGAGCTTTGAACACGTCGTAGACAGCGGAGAAACCACCCGGCAAATTTTCTGCATGTGCCGTCTCGCGGAAGACGACACCATACCGCGTCAGCATCTGCTGAGCCACACCATGCGACCACTCTGTCAGGCGGGCAGCTTCTTTGCGTTTGGCATCGAAAGCCACCTCGTTGAGACTCCACCGGCCTTGTGCTGTTGGAGGTGTCGTGCGACGCGATCGAAAAGCATTCTGGTTATGCACGCGGCGTGGAACACGCGCCGCGCGTCCCGTAGCTGCAGGCTTCTCGCTATACGCTCGCAAGGCATGAAGTGCATCGTTCGAGAGAAGCCCACGCCACACCAAGGACCACAGCGCATCGATGCACTCCCCCGGATAGCCGCCGCCTGTTCCTTCTAGCAAAGGCTGAAAGAACGACGCACCATTGCTCTGCAGATACTCAACGATCTTCTCTTCGCGCTCGCTTAACTTGTCTTCTTCTTTCGCAGAGCGCGCACTCGGCTGATAGATGCGATCCGGCGGCCAGAGCAAAGGCAGCTTTTCTGCCAGATACAAACCTACGCGGCCATCGCGCTCACCAAGCGGCTCGAGCCCTACCCATATCACTTCGCCTGCTGCAATCAGCGTGTCCAGATCAGCAGGCTTATACCCTGCAATGCGCGCCGGAAGGACTTCCGACTCAAGCAGCGAGGCCGCCAGCGGCGCTCCCTGCAGGTTCTCGATGACATCGAGCAGCGCATCCAGCCCTCGCCGCGGAGTAACCGTTCCCTGCCAGCGTGTAAACAGCCGTGCCAACGTTTGTTGCGCGACAGGCTCGATCTCTTTGCGAAGCTTCGCCAGCGACTTGCGGCGGATCGTACGCAATACTTCGGCATCAATCCACTCACGCGCAAGCCCACCCGGACGAAAGCCTCCTTCGACGACGCGTCCCATCCCAACCAGCCGCTGCAACACAGCTTCCACCGAAGGCTTTGGCAGGTCATATCGCGCGGTCACGTCCTGCGTCGTGAACGGTCCATGCGTTCTCGCATAGCGCCGCAGAATATCCACGAGTGCCTCTGGCACTGCTTCCAGAAAAGCTGTCGGCAGCCCCGGTGGTAACGGAACGCCCAGCGCATCTCTCACGCGACCTACATCTTCCACCGCGATAAGCCGCTTCTCGCCACTCACACCAAGCTCAAGCACGCGTCGCGCTTTGAGCAGCCGGTCCACGCTCTTCGCCAACTCCGGCGACTCACACCGCTGCGCCAACTCAGCACGCGTAAGGTCTCCCAACCGAAGCAACAGATCGTGGATCGCATCAAGATTACGCGCCTTATAACCTTCGACCACGCACTGCAACTGCTCTTCCGTCTCTTCAATCGCTGCCGGGTCGAGCAGCTCTCGCAAGTCGGCATCTCCCAGCAACTCACGCAACTGGTCCTGGTCAATCGCCAACGCTTGCGCTCGTCGCTCTGCCAGCGGCGCATCACCGTCGTAGATGTAATTCGCAACATAGCTAAACAGCAGAGCGCCCGCAAACGGCGACGGCGTGCGTGAGTCTGTCACATGTACGCGTATGCTTCGATTGCTGATGGCACGCAGCGTTTCAACCAGAGCAGGCATGTCAAAGACATCGCGCAAGCACTCTCGATAGGCCTCCAGAATCATCGGAAAGCCCGCGTAGCGCGACGCCACCGACAGCAGGTCATACGCTCGTTTGCGTTGCTGCCACAAAGGCGTTCGCCCCTCTGCGCGACGTCGCGGCAGTAGCAGCGCGCGCGATGCTGCCTCACGGAACTTAGCGGCGAACAACGCCGTTGAACCGAGTTGCTGCATCACCAGTTCGCTGGCCTCTTCAGCCTCCATCAGAAGAAACTCAATGTCCGGAGCGGACTCGCTTTCGGGGAAGCGAAGAACGAAGCCATCTTCGCTCCACATCGTCTCTGCGGCCACACCAGCCGCACTCAACTTCGCGCTTGCAGCCATCGCCCACGGAGTATGAACCTTGGATCCAAAGGGCGTGAGCACGCACACTCGCCAATCACCTAACTCATCCCGCACGCGTTCAATAACGATGGTCCGATCATCCGGCACCTGCTGCGTTGCAAGTTCCTGATCGGCAAGGTAGCGCAGCACGTTCTCCGCTGCACGCACATCAAGATCGTGGTCCTGCGTGAGCTTGGTGATCGCAGCCGTGCGCGGCATCTCGCGAAGCTGCCGCACCAACGATCCGACGCGGCGTCCGAACTCGATCGGACGCCCCGCCTGGTCACCATGCCAGAACGGCATCTTGCCCGGCTCACCGGGAGCAGGCGAAACCAACACGCGATCATGCGTAATTTCATCGATGCGCCACGTCGAAGCACCCAGCACAAAGGTCTCGCCCGTACGCGCTTCGAAGACCATCTCTTCATCAAGCTCACCCACTCGCAGCGGTTTGCTTGCTCCTGAAAGAAAGACTCCGTAGAGGC carries:
- a CDS encoding crosslink repair DNA glycosylase YcaQ family protein, encoding MAKGKKPAVAEPHVLDLFHPVTAKWFRAVFEEVTAPQREGWPAIARGESTLILAPTGTGKTLTAFLWCLDKLMLREPPKAEGCRVLYISPLKALAVDVERNLRSPLAGIANMAQRDGVPVHTPEISVRTGDTSAKERARFKRHPGEILVTTPESLYLLLTSDAGETLRSVETVIIDEIHALVPTKRGAHLALSLERLEALAGRRIQRIGLSATQRPLEEVARFLGGAEGVEHGSASQAKPKKGKDANASQGAVEQFTNALETSDQTEKREAQGPVFRPVTIVNAGARKTLELTVEVPVEDMAKLGEIDELPSGPASQGPKRTSIWQSIHPRLLEIVRGRTSTLIFVNARRVAERLAGALNELAGEPIARAHHGSLAAAQRSEIEEMLKAGKLKALVCTSSLELGIDMGAVDLVVQIEAPPSVASGMQRIGRAGHQVGAPSSGIIFPKYRADLIACAAVTEAMHEGHVESTRFLRNPLDVLAQQMVAMIAHPPLPVDEVERRKGRSAESEDEAAGVSYAALLATMRSAAPFAGLTVAVFDGVLDMLAGRYPSDEFAELRPRVTWDRQRNWITPRHGVKRIAILNGGTIPDRGLYGVFLSGASKPLRVGELDEEMVFEARTGETFVLGASTWRIDEITHDRVLVSPAPGEPGKMPFWHGDQAGRPIEFGRRVGSLVRQLREMPRTAAITKLTQDHDLDVRAAENVLRYLADQELATQQVPDDRTIVIERVRDELGDWRVCVLTPFGSKVHTPWAMAASAKLSAAGVAAETMWSEDGFVLRFPESESAPDIEFLLMEAEEASELVMQQLGSTALFAAKFREAASRALLLPRRRAEGRTPLWQQRKRAYDLLSVASRYAGFPMILEAYRECLRDVFDMPALVETLRAISNRSIRVHVTDSRTPSPFAGALLFSYVANYIYDGDAPLAERRAQALAIDQDQLRELLGDADLRELLDPAAIEETEEQLQCVVEGYKARNLDAIHDLLLRLGDLTRAELAQRCESPELAKSVDRLLKARRVLELGVSGEKRLIAVEDVGRVRDALGVPLPPGLPTAFLEAVPEALVDILRRYARTHGPFTTQDVTARYDLPKPSVEAVLQRLVGMGRVVEGGFRPGGLAREWIDAEVLRTIRRKSLAKLRKEIEPVAQQTLARLFTRWQGTVTPRRGLDALLDVIENLQGAPLAASLLESEVLPARIAGYKPADLDTLIAAGEVIWVGLEPLGERDGRVGLYLAEKLPLLWPPDRIYQPSARSAKEEDKLSEREEKIVEYLQSNGASFFQPLLEGTGGGYPGECIDALWSLVWRGLLSNDALHALRAYSEKPAATGRAARVPRRVHNQNAFRSRRTTPPTAQGRWSLNEVAFDAKRKEAARLTEWSHGVAQQMLTRYGVVFRETAHAENLPGGFSAVYDVFKALEESGRVRRGYFAADLGATQFALPAAVDLLRSLRKENQDSQEVVMLAATDPANPYGALLRWPAAPEAGSSLTRSVGARVVLVNGALTAYMRRGNPNIQLLLPEDEPQRSQVARSLAEFFVRDTQRQREDAIGDRSGVLIASVNGTPVAEHPFSRFLLDAGFQASPMGFNVRRNLPQLPGRAAVVEASNA